Proteins co-encoded in one Malus sylvestris chromosome 7, drMalSylv7.2, whole genome shotgun sequence genomic window:
- the LOC126629505 gene encoding vestitone reductase-like, giving the protein MPDKELEEDSVTKKSVQGALGILKACLNSKTVKRVVYTSSAAAAVYSDNGRDSVDESTWSDIEYHRSLKLFGTSYVAAKTKTEQIALKFAEENELELVTLLPPLVVGGFLCKTLPASVYLSLSMILGNQDHYKHLMRQNMVHVDDLVSAHIFLFENPNAKGRYICSSNQITIDEMSQFLSAKYRGFRIPTTDLLKGIEGYKRPCLL; this is encoded by the exons ATGCCTGACAAAGAACTTGAAGAAGATTCGGTGACGAAAAAATCTGTCCAAGGAGCCCTAGGAATATTGAAAGCATGCCTAAACTCCAAGACTGTGAAGAGGGTTGTGTACACTTCTAGTGCAGCAGCTGCGGTTTACAGTGACAATGGCCGTGACTCGGTGGATGAAAGTACATGGAGCGACATTGAATACCATAGGTCTCTCAAATTATTTGGGACTTCATATGTGGCTGCCAAGACCAAGACAGAACAAATAGCGCTAAAATTTGCAGAAGAAAATGAACTGGAACTTGTGACTTTACTCCCTCCATTAGTTGTTGGTGGATTTCTCTGCAAAACTCTCCCTGCCTCAGTGTATTTGTCGCTATCCATGATTCTAG GAAATCAAGATCACTACAAACATCTTATGAGGCAAAATATGGTACATGTAGATGACTTGGTTAGTGCCCATATATTTCTTTTTGAAAACCCTAATGCCAAAGGGAGGTACATTTGTTCATCAAATCAGATAACCATAGATGAAATGTCCCAATTTCTTTCTGCAAAATACCGGGGTTTTCGCATTCCCACAACTGA TTTGTTGAAAGGCATTGAAGGTTACAAAAGGCCTTGCCTCTTATAA